One segment of Rosa chinensis cultivar Old Blush chromosome 6, RchiOBHm-V2, whole genome shotgun sequence DNA contains the following:
- the LOC112172880 gene encoding uncharacterized acetyltransferase At3g50280, with translation MASPNVKHISECFIQPHYASQESKQSFYLTPTDLAMLSAHYIQKGLLFNKPPEANSPNFLDTLLAKLKYSLSLALVHFYPLAGRLVTKKEQDPHLYLVYVDCSNSPGAKFIHASLDMSISDILSPTDVPLVVQSLFDHDRAVNHDGHTMSLLTAQVTELVDGVFIGLSMNHAVGDGTSYWHFFNTWSENFQAQEKNVLISENISNPPVLDRWFLEGHGPIISLPFTDPSEFIDRFEAPKLRERMFHFSEESLAKLKAKANSECDTSKISSFQALSALLWRTITRARLLPPDQETSCRLAANSRARLDPPLPPNYFGNSIYPIRSEVIKSGELLEHGLGWAAWKLHQAVVNLNDQALKGFLTEWLQSPTVFTLRFFDPFSVMMGSSPRFDMYKNEFGMGKAMALRSGYANKFSGKVSSFQGREAGSIDLEVCLPPKVMRALESDYEFMEAASAPSYEWSS, from the coding sequence ATGGCTTCCCCAAATGTCAAACACATCTCAGAGTGCTTCATCCAGCCACACTATGCTTCCCAAGAATCGAAGCAATCCTTTTACTTGACCCCCACTGACCTCGCCATGCTCTCCGCCCACTATATCCAGAAAGGCCTCCTCTTCAACAAACCTCCTGAAGCCAACAGCCCCAATTTTCTCGATACCCTTTTGGCGAAACTGAAGTACTCTCTTTCCCTCGCACTCGTTCACTTCTACCCCCTCGCCGGTCGCCTTGTGACCAAGAAAGAACAAGACCCTCATCTCTACTTGGTGTACGTGGATTGCAGCAACAGCCCCGGAGCCAAGTTCATCCATGCTTCTCTTGACATGTCCATCTCCGACATTCTTTCCCCAACTGATGTGCCCTTGGTGGTTCAGTCCTTGTTTGATCACGACAGGGCGGTCAACCACGACGGCCACACCATGTCACTGCTGACGGCTCAAGTCACAGAATTGGTGGACGGCGTTTTCATCGGGCTGTCAATGAATCATGCAGTGGGAGACGGAACATCTTACTGGCATTTCTTCAACACTTGGTCTGAAAATTTCCAAGCACAAGAAAAGAATGTCCTGATTTCAGAGAATATTTCCAACCCACCAGTGTTGGATCGGTGGTTTCTAGAAGGTCATGGTCCGATTATCAGCCTGCCTTTCACCGACCCAAGTGAGTTCATTGACAGATTCGAAGCACCAAAACTCAGAGAGAGAATGTTTCACTTCTCCGAAGAATCCCTAGCCAAACTCAAAGCCAAGGCCAATTCAGAGTGCGACACCAGCAAAATCTCCTCCTTCCAGGCCTTGTCTGCGCTTCTCTGGAGGACTATTACTCGAGCGCGTCTTCTGCCACCAGATCAAGAAACCAGTTGTAGATTGGCTGCGAATAGTAGAGCAAGATTAGACCCGCCATTGCCTCCAAATTACTTTGGCAACTCAATTTATCCTATCAGATCTGAAGTGATCAAATCTGGTGAGTTGCTTGAACACGGGCTTGGATGGGCGGCGTGGAAATTGCACCAGGCTGTGGTTAACCTCAATGACCAAGCACTAAAAGGATTTCTTACTGAATGGTTACAGTCTCCCACTGTGTTTACTCTGCGATTTTTCGATCCATTTAGCGTGATGATGGGGAGTAGTCCGAGATTTGACATgtataaaaatgaatttgggATGGGAAAAGCTATGGCGCTACGAAGTGGGTATGCCAACAAGTTCAGTGGCAAAGTGTCTTCGTTTCAAGGGCGCGAAGCAGGAAGCATCGACTTGGAGGTGTGTCTTCCTCCGAAGGTAATGAGGGCTCTCGAATCtgattatgaatttatggaAGCTGCCTCTGCACCAAGTTATGAGTGGTCAAGCTAG
- the LOC112171799 gene encoding uncharacterized protein LOC112171799, translated as MEGMEDLLVSDLIDQESMSWATDFMHELFTEGEVQKMVAIPISFRGADDRLIWHYDKKGLYQVRSGYHVYNLAMSKKLMASTSSGDIGGINSKYWATVWGARTPPKVKCFIWRLLKDIIPTKEALMQRRVAMVDPKCMFCMATVETGTHLFKSCLALQRFWLFGPLKLNATAHPANCVRDWVLDMIDSLSGDQRDFFFIGLCAIWKERNKLVWNDDHFQPMHMIQWATQMLEDFQKFHPKAVRKQRRPLTKWQNPPSGRLKINVDGAFRAEEGSGGIGVVVRNDAGMGIAALARTFLHAHSVLNMEAEACRAGLLLGIH; from the coding sequence ATGGAAGGAATGGAGGATTTGTTGGTTAGTGATTTAATTGATCAAGAATCAATGTCTTGGGCTACAGACTTTATGCATGAACTTTTCACGGAGGGGGAAGTGCAGAAAATGGTAGCTATTCCCATTAGTTTTCGTGGGGCTGATGATCGCTTGATTTGGCATTATGACAAGAAGGGTTTGTATCAGGTTCGTAGTGGTTATCATGTGTATAATTTGGCTATGTCTAAGAAGCTCATGGCGTCAACGTCGTCAGGGGATATTGGTGGCATAAATAGCAAGTATTGGGCTACGGTTTGGGGGGCCCGTACTCCACCAAAAGTGAAATGCTTTATATGGAGGCTCTTGAAGGATATTATTCCTACAAAGGAGGCACTCATGCAACGTAGAGTAGCTATGGTGGACCCCAAGTGCATGTTCTGCATGGCTACAGTGGAAACAGGTACGCATTTATTTAAGTCTTGTTTAGCTTTACAACGTTTCTGGTTATTTGGCCCTCTGAAATTAAATGCTACTGCACACCCGGCCAACTGCGTCCGAGATTGGGTCTTAGATATGATTGATTCCCTGAGTGGGGATCAGCGGGATTTTTTCTTCATAGGTTTATGCGCCATCTGGAAAGAAAGGAATAAGCTTGTGTGGAATGATGATCACTTCCAGCCTATGCATATGATCCAGTGGGCTACTCAAATGCTTGAGGATTTTCAAAAGTTCCACCCGAAGGCAGTTCGGAAGCAGCGCCGACCTCTAACTAAGTGGCAAAATCCTCCAAGTGGTCGTCTGAAAATCAATGTTGATGGGGCATTTAGAGCTGAGGAAGGGAGTGGAGGTATTGGGGTAGTTGTCAGGAATGATGCTGGTATGGGTATTGCTGCTTTGGCCAGGACTTTTCTACATGCACACTCGGTTCTTAATATGGAAGCGGAGGCGTGTAGGGCTGGCTTACTTCTTGGTATTCACTAA